atatgctccacacgctcattctgacagactgtaatacactacaggaagcatagggggcgctctataatgatcaaatgatccacacgctcgttctgacagactgtaatacactacaggaagcatagagGGCGTTATGACTTGCATGGTTTAATGTACCTTATTGAGCAGCTCTTTAAGCTCCTCCTGGGTCTTGACAATCTTCTTCCAGTGCTCAATCTGTTCATCTTTCACATGCTTCTCCTGGAGcctatacacatacatacacagttcTATATGTGTGGTATAGTATTGTTATTgcacatttattactattattaatgttGTTTTGGGGTTTGTAAATAGATAAATGGTCTGTGATCAGATTAGGCCTCAGCAGCTGATGACTGGTCACTCACTGTATGACAACCTCCAGGGCCTGACCCAGTGAGACAGGCTTGTTATTGAGGAAGTTGAAATCCAGTTGGTGGCTGAGGTACGACGTGGCCTCCAGCAGTCTGTTAAACTCTTGCTCCACCATTTCATCCTTCTCCTTTggaacctacacacacacacacacacacacacacacacacacacacacacacacacacacacacacacacacacacacacacacacacacagcgagcaGATGATGTTAGCAACCTGAAGATAACCACAATACACAGACGGTCAGAACACAGAGCCACTGAAAAATGACTGAATTAGATACTCACACTTGTGCAGCGTTCTCCCTGTGGGGGTGgggtgagagagcgagaaagagagagagagagagagagagagagagagaaagagagagagaaagagagagagaaagagagagagagagagagagagagaggaagaagagagagagagagagagagagaaagagagagagagagagagagagagagggttaatCATTgcagtagaaaacagaacatGGGTGAGGttctaaaataaacacaatatataAACAACTCCTCCAGTATTAACACTTGCTACTCTAATACATTAGGTGGCGCTGTGCGTCTTTTACTGTCCAAACTGAGAGGAGGAGGCTTGAGCCCATGCCAACAGCAGACAGCTTAGTTATCTAGCAGGTTTATACTTAGACTTATAAACACTAtacatgtccacatgtttgtgacatcccttctaattaatgtattcagctacaaaagcaggacaaaccctTTAATatcctttgatttcagaagaaaccgcaggtgtcccaatacttttgtccatacagtgtatatatatattatattaatgtgtgtgtactcacagcCTGGCCATTAGCCTCATATAGCGGGCACTTCTGTTTGATTTTGGCCAACTCCATATTCACCTGCTTACTGACCACAGCCATGGGGTTtccacctgagagagagagtgagagagcgagagagagagagagtgtgagagagtttgACAGGACTGCAGATATTAAGTAGGTAAACAGGTATAACAGCGCCCTCTGCTGGAGAGAACAACTTCTTACATTACATGCCCCCAAGTATCTAGACACTGCTGATTGAATGCAACTGTACTAAGCGTTtagtgacgtgtgtgtgtgtgtgtgtgtgtgtgtgtgtgtgtgtgtgtgtgtgtgtgtgcgcacgcgcGTGTCAGCCTCACCCAGGCCGGTCACCACCATTGCCCCCAGTCCCGCTACATAGTTCCCTTTTACGGAAAGTGGCCACTCTTCCTCCGACGCGGTCCCtgccaaaacaaacagaaaatattGTCTGCTAAATGATGAAGCATTGATTAAGGAGTAAAGGAGAACACACGGGGGTGTGTGGGGAGTAATAATGAGAGCTGCTGCGCTGGGTTCGGGAGGAGAGGATGGGGAATCCTCCCTCAGAACTGAACTCTACAGCAGCAACAGGACCGCCACATTCTCCACTCAACAGCGGGGTTCTCACCCGGGCCTCCAGCACCGTGACGTCCATGCCAAAACTCTGCAGCTGCCTCGCCGCTGCCAGACCAGACACGCCCCCACCAATCACAATCACCTTCCCCGTCTtcttacctacacacacacacacacacacagtaattagATAATGCCACAGTCTGAGGAGGACTGACTAACTAATGTGATGCACTCAGTAAGTTCCCCCTGATTAATTTACACTAATTTATACTTTGCATGAAggagaagggaagcagacgtctgaagctctaataaaagctcctcacagaaagttcttcacctaatggtgatgaagacgctgcctgatgcctgagacacggttctaccagagttctgagaagagttcggctctagaacctgcttttagaaccagatcattaaatggtggagggatacatgctgcagggtgtagtgcagctacagaaagtagtccctaagaaaactgcattagttcagattctctattcttcactattttaccctcatcatcatcatcatcactccatataaaactcggaagactcgtgtagctgcactggtgggttggataggagataaattatgggctgtatctgtgttgttgtcATGGTGACGCCTgtttccattcacctccactgtagagagatcagagtgggtcagtttctctacagtggaggtcAGATTCACACCAGACTCccgactctgactgagctcagcTCTCACTCTGAGATCTGGAGGATATTTAGAAAACTCTGTGGAGCCCTCTCCTCTTTAACCCCGGTAAACACCACCCCTGCTTACTGGGTAGAGGTTTGACTCGTTTGTAGATGCCAAAGTTGATGAGGCCGTGTCTCTCCAGGTAACTGTGGATTCTGTGCACCAGGACGGCATCACCTAaggacataaacacacacacacacacacacacacagttgacaCAGCTCCAACAAAATCCTCTGTACTCGAAAATAACACCGTCGTGCTGTTTACTTATTCACAGCAGTTTCTTTATGAATTAATATCGCCCTGGTGGTCggctaatatacagtataaactacagtgtaagtgtgtgaacAGAAGAACTGACTGTTGTATGGAGCCTCCAGCTGCTGAACGCTGGACTCGAAGGTGAGCTGGACTTTAGGGTTATCCAACCACAGCTGGAGCTGAAATCAAAGGAAAAACCTCATTAATATTTTTTGTGATTTTAATCCTAATAAACAgaacaataaaatacaataaaaataatgtggTTAAAACTGCAGACTGAATAATTAACATGACCCGTTTACTGTCATTATTCTCTGATTGGTTTGTTAGTAACCCCCCTCCCTCCACCAATCACAGGCCATGCCTCACCGTGCGGTTCCTGATATACAGGAAAACCTTCTGCGTCTGCTGCGGCCCGTTGATGATGTCAGGGAAACACGCCGCTTCTTGTGACGTCATGCGGTCGTGTGGGAGGCGGCTCTGGAAGGCTGCGCCCTCTAAACCTGCGTGCAGGTGAACAGACAGGTGAGAAATTAACGAGACTTATATGCATTACAAACAGCACCAACTTCACACCAACACTGATACTGCCCCCTACAGGTGAAGAACACGGTATAAAAATACCCTCAGTGTAAGTGAGtgagcgcgtgtgtgtgtgtgtgtgtgtttctgacctGACGGCTCATCCGGCTCACTGTCGTTCTCCTCCTCCACCGGAGGGGCGGGAGGGGGCAGCACCTGTTTCCGCTCTTTTTCAGCTTTAGCGTTCCTCTCCTCCTCGGAGTAATACTCGTCCTCCGACAGGTTAGCCAGGCTCTCGTCCATCTCCCTGTACTCCACCTGCAGCAAGAGGCGCAGTAAACACTCCATtacaaccacatacacacacacacacccgggaTGACGGGGTTACTCACATACATCAATACACTCAACAGCTAGTAACCAAGCTACAGAGGTGAGCTTCAACTGATCAGTTTGCAGGTGTGTTATCATTGCTAATAACGAGGCTGCGGGTGGGCTTTAGCTGGTAAAGCTGCGGGTGGGCTTTAGTTGGTAACGTAGCTACAGGTGCATCAAAGGGGAATATGCTAATGAGGTGTTCACTTTGGCTCGTTTTCGGCGGCTGGTCCGTCGTCCTTCGGCAGAGTCCTGGTCAATGCCTCCCGGGCCAGGAGGGTGTGGAAGGGGCGGGCCGCCGCCCTCCCCGCTCGGAGATGCCCTCTCCTTCTTTTTCACGTCCGCAGGGCCTGGGGCGGGGCCGGCGGGGCCTGGGGCGGGGCCTGCAGGAGCGTCCAGTGAACGATCAACGCCGTTACcaccagaggaggaggaggaggaggaggaggagggggcggaCTCTTTCTTATTCGACAGCATAATGGAGGAAGACAGCGGCCTCTCCTGCAATGACAGACTGGCGGGGGAGAGGTAAGTAGAGCTGTTGAAcgcccgagagagagagagagagagaggagagagaagagagagagagaggagagagaggtgaaTTGTGGTGCGGATTGAAGCTGCATGTTTGAAACAACACAAGGATGGACGGcagctgagagtgtgtgtgtgtgtgtgtgagagagacggGTAGACGGGGTGATATGGCAAAAATCACAATAGAGGACAGACGGGGTCAAGCCTACGTCAAAGCCTATTGCAAGCATGAATCTGTGGCTCACAACTAGGACAGAGCGTGACCGTGCAGAACAAGCAGTtctgaggtggttgctatgaagttgctatgacgttgctaggcagttgctatgctatCCCTGTTAGCTGCACCTTCCCAAGCCTGCTCCTTGTCTGTCGTAAGTGAACCGTATAGCAGTGAGATTTCATAAAGGTCTCATTCAACTAACAACTCATTAATAGCCCCGCCCACTgagcctacagctgtttagccccacccacacacTCTAAAGTTACTAGAAATATTTTAGACTGGCCTGCTTTTTGAACGAGACCCAATACctgtcagccaatcagaacagagcataTTCGTGTtaaaggcagtgt
The Salminus brasiliensis chromosome 10, fSalBra1.hap2, whole genome shotgun sequence genome window above contains:
- the kdm1a gene encoding LOW QUALITY PROTEIN: lysine-specific histone demethylase 1A (The sequence of the model RefSeq protein was modified relative to this genomic sequence to represent the inferred CDS: deleted 1 base in 1 codon); amino-acid sequence: MDISRCTEKWERPLSSSIMLSNKKESAPSSSSSSSSSGGNGVDRSLDAPAGPAPGPAGPAPGPADVKKKERASPSGEGGGPPLPHPPGPGGIDQDSAEGRRTSRRKRAKVEYREMDESLANLSEDEYYSEEERNAKAEKERKQVLPPPAPPVEEENDSEPDEPSGLEGAAFQSRLPHDRMTSQEAACFPDIINGPQQTQKVFLYIRNRTLQLWLDNPKVQLTFESSVQQLEAPYNSDAVLVHRIHSYLERHGLINFGIYKRVKPLPSKKTGKVIVIGGGVSGLAAARQLQSFGMDVTVLEARVRTPLDRVGGRVATFRKGNYVAGLGAMVVTGLGGNPMAVVSKQVNMELAKIKQKCPLYEANGQAGERCTSVPKEKDEMVEQEFNRLLEATSYLSHQLDFNFLNNKPVSLGQALEVVIQLQEKHVKDEQIEHWKKIVKTQEELKELLNKMVATKEKVKELHQQYKEASEVKPPRDITAEFLVKSKHRDLTALCKEYDALAEQQAKLEERLQELEANPPSDVYLSSRDRQILDWHFANLEFANATPLSTLSLKHWDQDDDFEFTGSHLTVRNGYSCVPVALAEGLDIKLNTAVRQVRYTSSGCEVIAVNTRSTTQTFIYKCDAVLCTLPLGVMKQQPPAVQFVPPLPEWKTSAIQRMGFGNLNKVVLCFDRVFWDPSVNLFGHVGSTTASRGELFLFWNLYKAPILLALMAGEAAGIMENISDDVIVGRCLAILKGIFGSSAVPQPKETVVTRWRADPWARGSYSYVAAGSSGNDYDLMAQPITPGPAIPGASQPVPRLFFAGEHTIRNYPATVHGALLSGLREAGRIADQFLGAMYTLPRQNTNPANTQPSPSV